A genomic window from Micromonospora sp. WMMA1947 includes:
- a CDS encoding glycoside hydrolase family 3 N-terminal domain-containing protein, giving the protein MTEVHAVVDGPVPAQAGSDHDRPDGHGAEARVRELLARMTIEEKVAQLVGFWEKEDGEAVAPLQGEFASTGRLEDFSRHGLGHLTRAYGTRPVDAAARAAWLWKFQRDLVTGTRLGIPAIVHEECLTGLSAWKAATFPTPLAWGAAFDPDLVAEMAAAIGASMRALGIHQGLSPVLDVIRDPRWGRVDECIAEDPYLVGTIGTSYVRGLQSQGVLATLKHFAGYSGSRAGRNFGPVHAGPRELADVLLPPFEMAILDGDARSVMHSYAEIDGVPVAADPTMLTDLLRDRWGFDGTVVADYYGVAFLSLLHHVAADNAEAAVQALSAGLDIELPTGDAYLTLTESVRAGAVDEALVDRAVLRVLRQKQELGLLDATFDDEPPGAIDLDSPEHRSIARRLAEESVVLVANEGVLPLPAGRRVAVVGPNADRQGALFGCYSFLNHVLAHHPGVETGFEVPTVLEAVRAEFGADRVTFAAGCEVDSADRSGFDEAVAAASAADVAVLVMGDHASLFGRGTVGEGCDRDDLELPGVQRQLVEAVLDTGTPVVLVLLTGRPYTLGWALSRCAAVVQTFFPGEEGAGAIAGVLSGRVNPSGRLPVTLPGSAGAQPYSYLHPELGEGMNGTNLPATPVAPFGHGLSYTTFAYTDLTVPAEVPTDGSLRVSVRVTNTGPVAGDDVVQLYGRDLVASVTRPVAQLLGYRRVRLEPGASVTVELTVPTTRLAFTGRSFTRVVEPGEVDVWVGTSARRDAQARTTLTGDTAEITAASPRWTTTDVR; this is encoded by the coding sequence ATGACAGAGGTCCACGCGGTGGTGGACGGGCCGGTACCGGCTCAGGCAGGGTCGGACCACGACCGGCCGGACGGGCACGGCGCCGAGGCGCGCGTACGGGAACTGCTCGCTCGCATGACGATCGAGGAGAAGGTCGCGCAGCTCGTCGGGTTCTGGGAGAAGGAGGACGGTGAGGCGGTCGCGCCCCTGCAGGGCGAGTTCGCCTCCACCGGCCGGCTCGAGGACTTCTCCCGGCACGGGCTGGGTCACCTCACCCGCGCCTACGGCACCCGCCCGGTCGACGCCGCGGCCCGGGCGGCCTGGCTGTGGAAGTTCCAGCGGGACCTGGTGACCGGTACCCGGCTGGGCATTCCGGCGATCGTGCACGAGGAGTGCCTGACCGGCCTGTCGGCGTGGAAGGCGGCCACCTTCCCGACGCCGCTGGCCTGGGGCGCCGCGTTCGATCCCGACCTGGTCGCCGAGATGGCGGCGGCGATCGGGGCCTCGATGCGCGCGCTCGGCATCCACCAGGGACTGTCCCCGGTGCTGGACGTGATCCGGGATCCGCGCTGGGGCCGGGTCGACGAGTGCATCGCCGAGGATCCCTACCTCGTCGGCACCATCGGGACCTCGTACGTGCGTGGGCTCCAGTCACAGGGCGTGCTCGCGACGCTGAAGCACTTCGCCGGCTACTCCGGCTCGCGGGCCGGGCGCAACTTCGGCCCGGTGCACGCCGGTCCCCGGGAACTCGCCGACGTGCTGCTGCCGCCGTTCGAGATGGCGATCCTCGACGGCGACGCGCGCAGCGTCATGCACTCGTACGCGGAGATCGACGGCGTACCGGTCGCGGCCGACCCGACGATGCTCACCGACCTGCTGCGGGACCGGTGGGGCTTCGACGGCACGGTGGTGGCCGACTACTACGGCGTCGCCTTCCTCAGCCTGCTGCACCACGTCGCGGCGGACAACGCGGAGGCGGCCGTGCAGGCGCTGAGCGCCGGCCTCGACATCGAGCTGCCCACCGGCGACGCCTACCTGACCCTGACCGAGTCGGTGCGGGCCGGGGCCGTCGACGAGGCGCTGGTCGACCGGGCGGTGCTGCGGGTCCTGCGCCAGAAGCAGGAACTCGGGTTGCTCGACGCCACGTTCGACGACGAGCCGCCGGGCGCGATCGACCTCGACTCGCCGGAGCACCGGTCGATCGCCCGCCGGCTCGCCGAGGAGTCGGTCGTCCTGGTCGCCAACGAGGGGGTGCTGCCGCTGCCGGCGGGCCGCCGGGTGGCGGTCGTCGGTCCGAACGCCGACCGGCAGGGCGCGCTGTTCGGCTGCTACTCCTTCCTCAACCACGTGCTGGCCCACCACCCGGGCGTGGAGACCGGCTTCGAGGTGCCGACGGTGCTGGAGGCGGTGCGCGCCGAGTTCGGCGCCGACCGGGTCACCTTCGCGGCCGGCTGCGAGGTGGACTCGGCGGACCGGTCCGGGTTCGACGAGGCGGTCGCCGCCGCGTCCGCCGCCGACGTGGCGGTCCTCGTGATGGGCGACCACGCCAGCCTGTTCGGGCGCGGCACCGTCGGCGAGGGCTGCGACCGGGACGACCTGGAGCTGCCCGGCGTGCAGCGCCAGCTCGTCGAGGCGGTGCTGGACACCGGCACCCCCGTCGTCCTGGTGCTGCTCACCGGCCGCCCGTACACGCTCGGCTGGGCGCTGTCCCGGTGCGCGGCGGTGGTGCAGACGTTCTTCCCGGGTGAGGAGGGCGCCGGGGCGATCGCGGGCGTGCTTTCCGGGCGGGTCAACCCGTCCGGCCGGCTGCCGGTCACCCTGCCCGGCTCGGCCGGCGCGCAGCCGTACTCGTACCTGCACCCGGAGCTGGGTGAGGGCATGAACGGCACCAACCTGCCGGCGACGCCGGTGGCGCCGTTCGGGCACGGCCTGTCCTACACCACGTTCGCGTACACCGACCTGACCGTGCCGGCCGAGGTGCCGACCGACGGGTCGCTGCGGGTGTCGGTGCGGGTGACGAACACCGGCCCGGTCGCCGGTGACGACGTGGTGCAGCTCTACGGCCGCGATCTGGTCGCCTCGGTGACCCGGCCGGTCGCGCAGCTGCTCGGCTACCGGCGGGTGCGTCTGGAGCCGGGCGCTTCGGTGACCGTCGAGCTGACCGTCCCCACCACGCGGCTGGCGTTCACCGGCCGCTCGTTCACCCGGGTGGTGGAGCCCGGGGAGGTCGACGTCTGGGTGGGCACGAGCGCCCGGCGCGACGCCCAGGCGCGGACGACGCTGACCGGGGACACCGCCGAGATCACCGCCGCCTCGCCCCGGTGGACGACGACCGACGTTCGCTGA
- a CDS encoding glycosyltransferase family 39 protein: MMDADTMVLPRLGDAAVEDPWGEDRPRRAAARTATGVPARWRIAAWLVPAVLAGALGAARITASGLSAGELATRQAVTSRWHGLGTALTGDEVALGPYHLLLRGWAALFGAADLALRVPSLLAVVGAAALVGALAARIATPAAGLAAGVIFAVLPTSIRYAQEAQPYALAVFAAVLATWLLVPVLDRPRPRRLVPYAGAVLLLGLCQPVALLLLAGHGWVVLAFRRRDAVRWLAAVALGLLPVAAWYAAGLRDGGHLASGASPGAAVLAATPGDLFGVAALGGVLAGLALFSLPLRYPAAICTAWALVPALGLLALAQVVPVWSAGNLLFTVPAWAVLGGVALTRARAVGALAVPALVALLAAADQLPW, encoded by the coding sequence ATGATGGACGCGGACACCATGGTCCTGCCCCGGCTCGGGGACGCCGCGGTCGAGGACCCGTGGGGTGAGGACCGGCCGCGTCGGGCCGCCGCACGCACCGCGACCGGTGTGCCGGCGCGGTGGCGGATCGCGGCGTGGCTGGTGCCGGCGGTGCTGGCGGGTGCGCTCGGCGCCGCCCGGATCACCGCGTCGGGGCTGAGCGCCGGAGAACTGGCGACCCGCCAGGCGGTCACGTCGCGGTGGCACGGGCTCGGCACCGCGCTGACCGGCGACGAGGTCGCGCTCGGGCCGTACCATCTGCTGCTGCGCGGCTGGGCGGCGCTGTTCGGCGCGGCGGACCTCGCGCTGCGCGTACCCTCCCTGCTGGCTGTGGTCGGCGCCGCGGCCCTGGTCGGCGCGCTCGCCGCCCGGATCGCCACGCCCGCCGCCGGCCTGGCGGCCGGCGTGATCTTCGCGGTGCTGCCGACCTCGATCCGGTACGCGCAGGAGGCGCAGCCGTACGCCCTGGCGGTGTTCGCCGCCGTGCTCGCCACCTGGCTGCTGGTGCCGGTGCTGGACCGGCCGCGCCCGCGCCGGCTCGTGCCCTACGCCGGCGCGGTGCTGCTGCTGGGCCTGTGCCAGCCGGTGGCGTTGCTGCTGCTCGCCGGCCACGGCTGGGTCGTGCTGGCGTTCCGTCGCCGCGACGCCGTCAGGTGGCTGGCCGCAGTGGCCCTCGGGCTGCTCCCGGTCGCCGCCTGGTACGCGGCCGGCCTGCGCGACGGCGGGCATCTGGCGTCCGGCGCGTCGCCCGGTGCTGCCGTGCTGGCGGCCACGCCGGGGGACCTGTTCGGCGTCGCCGCGCTCGGCGGCGTGCTGGCCGGGCTGGCCCTGTTCAGTCTTCCGCTGCGGTACCCCGCCGCGATCTGCACCGCCTGGGCGCTGGTGCCGGCGCTCGGGCTGCTGGCGCTGGCGCAGGTCGTGCCGGTCTGGTCGGCGGGGAACCTGCTGTTCACGGTGCCGGCCTGGGCGGTGCTCGGCGGGGTCGCGCTGACCCGGGCGCGTGCCGTCGGTGCGCTCGCCGTGCCGGCGCTCGTCGCGCTGCTCGCGGCGGCCGATCAGCTTCCGTGGTGA
- a CDS encoding glycosyltransferase family 2 protein: protein MGGNVAVAADTRPSRATTAGTPGARPTAPVPPEAPGDPDRRQRNVRARLAYARCGATAGPLRPPRRPDAAVEFRPTASVAARLVLTLLVLVNSAAGLIFVGWLLLPQHVPGPGVVGLGGWQTVAARLAFCVVVGVELIRLAQNVVVWVFAFHARDPVPVDPPVGLRVALLTTIVPSKEPIEVAERTLRRLREIVYCGHVDVWILDEGDDPAVRAMAARLGVRHFTRKGRPEYNRPGGEFRARTKSGNHNAWRAEHEHRYDVVANVDPDHVPLPNFLERTLGYFRDPDVAFVVTPQVYGNMHQNFVAHGASVQQYLYNGLIARGGNGLDAPLLTGTGHLYRPAAWRTIGGYQDSIIEDHLTSIRVHAAVNPATGNRWKGVYTPDVVALGEGPTSWADYFNQQKRWAAGICEILLRRELRTPRDLPSRRRWQYRLLQFYYPSVAVSLLLGNAATALYLLTGVDAGRLDPQVWATLWGSTIGTWFLLWLWLRRFNIAPHEREEVGMTGMALALFAGPVYVAAAVGALLRRKLGFVVTAKGALRTVESPRTFRLHLGWSLAAAGLLAASFALDHDYPLLRVWPALTLLTGLAPPLISWVESLRARRGRTAEPAREPQVVPRPVTDGGVPC, encoded by the coding sequence ATGGGGGGAAACGTGGCCGTCGCCGCCGATACACGCCCGTCCCGCGCCACGACGGCCGGGACGCCGGGCGCCCGCCCGACCGCGCCCGTACCGCCCGAGGCACCGGGAGACCCGGACCGCCGGCAGCGCAACGTCCGCGCCCGCCTCGCGTACGCCCGCTGCGGCGCCACCGCCGGGCCGCTGCGGCCGCCCCGGCGCCCCGACGCGGCGGTCGAGTTCCGCCCCACCGCCTCGGTCGCCGCGCGGCTGGTCCTGACGCTGCTGGTGCTCGTCAACAGCGCCGCCGGGCTGATCTTCGTCGGCTGGCTGCTGCTGCCCCAGCACGTGCCCGGCCCCGGCGTCGTCGGGCTCGGCGGGTGGCAGACAGTCGCCGCCCGGCTCGCGTTCTGCGTGGTCGTCGGCGTGGAGCTGATCCGCCTGGCGCAGAACGTGGTGGTCTGGGTCTTCGCCTTCCACGCCCGGGACCCGGTGCCCGTCGACCCGCCGGTCGGCCTGCGCGTCGCCCTGCTCACCACGATCGTGCCGAGCAAGGAGCCGATCGAGGTCGCGGAGCGGACGCTGCGCCGGCTCCGGGAGATCGTCTACTGCGGGCACGTCGACGTGTGGATCCTCGACGAGGGCGACGACCCGGCGGTCCGGGCGATGGCCGCGCGGCTCGGCGTCCGCCACTTCACCCGCAAGGGCCGCCCCGAGTACAACCGGCCCGGCGGTGAGTTCCGGGCCCGGACCAAGTCCGGCAACCACAACGCCTGGCGGGCCGAGCACGAGCACCGCTACGACGTGGTCGCGAACGTCGACCCGGACCACGTGCCGTTGCCGAACTTCCTGGAACGCACGCTGGGCTACTTCCGCGACCCGGACGTCGCGTTCGTGGTGACCCCCCAGGTGTACGGGAACATGCACCAGAACTTCGTCGCCCACGGCGCCTCGGTGCAGCAGTACCTCTACAACGGGCTGATCGCGCGCGGCGGCAACGGCCTGGACGCGCCGCTGCTGACCGGCACCGGGCACCTCTACCGCCCGGCGGCCTGGCGGACCATCGGCGGCTACCAGGACTCGATCATCGAGGACCACCTCACCAGCATCCGCGTGCACGCCGCCGTCAACCCGGCCACGGGCAACCGGTGGAAGGGCGTCTACACCCCGGACGTGGTGGCGCTCGGCGAGGGACCGACCTCCTGGGCGGACTACTTCAACCAGCAGAAGCGCTGGGCGGCCGGGATCTGCGAGATCCTGCTCCGCCGCGAGCTGCGCACGCCGCGCGACCTGCCGTCGCGCCGCCGCTGGCAGTACCGGCTGCTCCAGTTCTACTACCCGAGCGTGGCGGTGAGCCTGCTGCTCGGTAACGCCGCCACCGCCCTGTACCTGCTGACCGGCGTCGACGCGGGCCGGCTCGACCCGCAGGTCTGGGCGACGCTGTGGGGGTCCACCATCGGCACCTGGTTCCTGCTCTGGCTCTGGCTGCGCCGTTTCAACATCGCCCCGCACGAGCGGGAGGAGGTGGGCATGACCGGCATGGCGCTCGCGCTGTTCGCCGGACCGGTCTACGTGGCCGCGGCGGTGGGCGCCCTGCTGCGCCGCAAGCTCGGCTTCGTGGTCACCGCCAAGGGCGCGTTGCGCACGGTGGAGTCGCCGCGTACGTTCCGGCTGCACCTGGGCTGGTCGCTCGCCGCCGCCGGACTGCTCGCGGCGAGCTTCGCGCTCGACCACGACTATCCGCTGCTGCGGGTCTGGCCGGCGCTGACGCTGCTGACCGGGCTCGCGCCGCCGCTGATCTCGTGGGTGGAGAGCCTGCGGGCGCGCCGGGGGAGGACCGCCGAACCGGCCCGGGAACCCCAGGTGGTGCCCCGGCCCGTGACCGACGGCGGTGTGCCGTGCTGA
- a CDS encoding glycosyl hydrolase: MLRPTLPRIGLALAGLLLLAYAFVVAPGAWRDPGTDAAARRPAPATPQASTDVPAAATPSPRGGPFPPAGQAFFGVMTDKGPYDFAPVDSFAEAAGRSPQVMLFGADWASAAFDRSLFDRIAERGMMPMLGWEPWDHTVDREARRTDLTDRQIDRLRATQPDYRLARIARGDFDAYLRSWAQGVRSLGYPVAIRFAHEMNGDWYPWCERANGNRPGDYVRAWRHVHDIFTEAGATNVTWVWSPNARWDKTTAGVTGLYPGDEYVDWVGVTGYYGSGAFTKTYWSFDQIFGPTIAEIRKVTGKPLVVTETGAADAAGHKARWIRDTFRALPRYPNLIGLIWFEVDKEKDWRIAGSPAAATAFAEAVAAERYDVTWSPAVRPRTGT, translated from the coding sequence GTGCTGAGGCCGACGCTGCCCCGGATAGGCCTGGCGCTGGCCGGGCTGCTGCTGCTCGCGTACGCCTTCGTGGTGGCGCCGGGCGCGTGGCGCGACCCGGGCACCGACGCCGCGGCGCGGCGGCCTGCCCCGGCCACGCCGCAGGCGAGCACCGACGTGCCGGCGGCGGCCACGCCGAGCCCGCGCGGTGGTCCGTTCCCGCCGGCCGGGCAGGCGTTCTTCGGCGTGATGACGGACAAGGGGCCGTACGACTTCGCGCCGGTCGACAGCTTCGCCGAGGCGGCCGGGCGGTCGCCGCAGGTGATGCTCTTCGGCGCCGACTGGGCGTCGGCGGCGTTCGACCGGAGCCTGTTCGACCGGATCGCCGAGCGGGGCATGATGCCGATGCTCGGCTGGGAGCCGTGGGACCACACAGTCGACCGGGAGGCCCGGCGCACCGACCTGACCGACAGGCAGATCGACCGGCTGCGCGCCACCCAGCCGGACTACCGGCTGGCCCGCATCGCGCGCGGCGACTTCGACGCGTACCTGCGCTCCTGGGCGCAGGGGGTGCGGTCGCTCGGCTACCCGGTGGCGATCCGCTTCGCGCACGAGATGAACGGCGACTGGTACCCCTGGTGCGAGCGGGCCAACGGCAACCGCCCCGGCGACTACGTCCGGGCCTGGCGGCACGTGCACGACATCTTCACCGAGGCCGGCGCCACGAACGTCACCTGGGTGTGGAGCCCGAACGCCCGCTGGGACAAGACGACGGCCGGGGTCACCGGGCTCTACCCGGGCGACGAGTACGTCGACTGGGTGGGCGTCACCGGCTACTACGGCAGCGGCGCGTTCACCAAGACGTACTGGTCGTTCGACCAGATCTTCGGCCCGACGATCGCCGAGATCCGCAAGGTCACCGGCAAGCCGCTCGTGGTCACCGAGACCGGCGCCGCCGACGCCGCCGGGCACAAGGCGCGGTGGATCCGGGACACGTTCCGCGCGCTGCCCCGCTATCCGAACCTGATCGGGCTGATCTGGTTCGAGGTGGACAAGGAGAAGGACTGGCGCATCGCCGGCTCACCGGCTGCGGCGACCGCGTTCGCGGAGGCGGTGGCCGCCGAGCGCTACGACGTCACCTGGTCGCCGGCGGTGCGGCCGCGTACCGGGACCTGA
- a CDS encoding YwqG family protein, with protein MNERDQFRRAAIEQGVPEDEVARFAELIRFRIHAWQREEGVHAGRRGGRPRLPVGMPWPTCPKGFPLPFLLRLDCAALPRVPDLALPADGTLLFFLDQEGAQDACGIENEKAYSRVVYVPAGTETADGEYVLPAGTARESFLAPEHEMYAAVQAELPDWLDRAEEWLCDTQIQLLRDMPHRKEMSALVEQLWPERDWWIERDVFVGGYTISAQDPPEVIMMDPERVQQGWSLPRAERMVARYEEEQRVMREWVPLAQFGVPDEEYVNARFLIRHDDLAARRFDRVLSFCEFTE; from the coding sequence ATGAACGAGAGAGATCAATTCCGGCGGGCGGCGATCGAGCAGGGTGTGCCCGAGGACGAGGTGGCCCGCTTCGCGGAGCTGATCCGGTTCCGGATCCACGCCTGGCAGCGCGAGGAGGGCGTGCACGCCGGGCGGCGGGGCGGGCGGCCGCGGCTGCCGGTGGGCATGCCGTGGCCCACGTGCCCGAAGGGCTTCCCGTTGCCGTTCCTCCTCCGGCTCGACTGCGCGGCGCTGCCCCGGGTTCCCGACCTCGCCCTGCCGGCCGACGGCACGCTGCTGTTCTTCCTCGACCAGGAGGGCGCACAGGACGCCTGCGGCATCGAGAACGAGAAGGCGTACTCGCGGGTCGTGTACGTTCCGGCCGGCACCGAGACGGCCGACGGCGAGTACGTCCTACCCGCCGGGACCGCCCGGGAGTCCTTCCTCGCTCCCGAACACGAGATGTACGCCGCCGTCCAGGCGGAGCTGCCGGACTGGCTCGACCGCGCGGAGGAGTGGCTGTGCGACACCCAGATCCAGCTCCTGCGCGACATGCCGCACCGCAAGGAGATGAGCGCGCTGGTCGAACAGCTCTGGCCCGAGCGGGACTGGTGGATTGAGCGCGACGTCTTCGTCGGCGGCTACACCATCTCCGCGCAGGACCCGCCCGAGGTGATCATGATGGACCCGGAGCGGGTTCAGCAGGGATGGTCCCTGCCCCGCGCGGAGCGAATGGTGGCCCGGTACGAGGAAGAACAGCGGGTGATGCGCGAATGGGTGCCGCTGGCCCAGTTCGGCGTACCGGACGAGGAGTACGTCAACGCGCGGTTCCTGATCCGCCACGACGACCTCGCCGCCCGGCGGTTCGACAGGGTGCTGTCCTTCTGCGAGTTCACCGAGTGA
- a CDS encoding aminotransferase class V-fold PLP-dependent enzyme: MHPTRRHLTRRQLTRRHLLGATAAAGVTGLATGCEPDRPAGGTAAPDDDAPALDPASWDSVRAQFALDRSRAHLATFVFAPHPAPVRAAVAIHRAGLDRDAAGYLGLHEERLDRAVLDAAAGHLGTRPDQVALTDSTTMGLGLVYGAVRLRPGDEVLTTEHDFYATHESLRLRAERDGVTVRRARLYRDAATAGVDEMVAGLTAALTPRTRVVALTWVHSSTGVKLPVRRLAEVVRERSPEALLCLDAVHGFGADASTPEQLGCDVLVSGCHKWLLGPRGTGLVWAAERAWARMTPVIPSFDRRVIGRWLTGATGGPPAPPGPAHTPGGYHSFEHRWALADAFAFHRRIGPARVAERTRELADRLKEGLAGIRGVRLVTPRAADLSAGVVCCEVPGVPPERAVDRLRSAGVIASSTPYRPSYLRFGATIANGEQDVEAALRAVRTLV, translated from the coding sequence ATGCACCCGACCCGGCGGCACCTCACCCGGCGGCAGCTGACCCGGCGGCACCTGCTCGGCGCGACCGCGGCGGCCGGCGTGACCGGTTTGGCCACCGGTTGCGAGCCGGACCGCCCGGCGGGCGGGACCGCGGCCCCGGACGACGACGCGCCCGCCCTGGATCCGGCCAGCTGGGACAGTGTCCGCGCCCAGTTCGCGCTCGACCGTTCCCGGGCGCACCTGGCCACGTTCGTCTTCGCCCCGCACCCGGCCCCGGTACGGGCCGCCGTGGCGATCCACCGCGCCGGCCTCGACCGGGACGCGGCCGGTTATCTGGGGCTCCACGAGGAACGGCTGGACCGCGCGGTGCTCGACGCGGCGGCCGGGCACCTCGGCACCCGACCGGACCAGGTCGCGCTCACCGACTCCACCACCATGGGCCTCGGCCTGGTCTACGGCGCGGTCCGGCTGCGGCCCGGCGACGAGGTGCTGACCACCGAGCACGACTTCTACGCCACGCACGAGTCGCTGCGGTTGCGTGCCGAACGCGACGGGGTGACAGTGCGCCGGGCCCGCCTCTACCGGGACGCCGCCACGGCCGGCGTGGACGAGATGGTCGCGGGCCTGACCGCGGCGCTCACGCCCCGCACCCGTGTGGTGGCGCTGACCTGGGTGCACTCCAGCACCGGGGTGAAGCTGCCGGTACGCCGGCTGGCCGAGGTGGTCCGCGAGCGCAGCCCGGAGGCGTTGCTCTGTCTCGACGCGGTGCACGGCTTCGGCGCCGACGCGTCCACACCGGAGCAACTCGGCTGCGACGTGCTGGTCTCCGGCTGCCACAAGTGGCTGCTCGGGCCGCGTGGCACCGGTCTGGTCTGGGCCGCCGAGCGGGCGTGGGCCCGGATGACGCCGGTGATCCCCAGCTTCGACAGACGGGTCATCGGCCGCTGGCTCACCGGCGCCACCGGCGGGCCGCCCGCGCCGCCCGGACCGGCGCACACGCCCGGTGGCTACCACAGCTTCGAGCACCGGTGGGCGCTCGCCGACGCGTTCGCGTTCCACCGGCGGATCGGCCCGGCCCGGGTCGCCGAGCGCACCCGGGAACTCGCCGACCGCCTCAAGGAGGGGCTGGCCGGGATCCGGGGCGTCCGGCTGGTCACGCCGCGCGCCGCCGACCTGTCCGCCGGGGTGGTCTGCTGCGAGGTGCCGGGCGTGCCGCCGGAGAGGGCGGTGGACCGGCTGCGGTCGGCCGGCGTGATCGCCAGCAGCACCCCCTACCGGCCGTCGTACCTGCGCTTCGGCGCGACGATCGCCAACGGCGAGCAGGACGTGGAGGCGGCGCTGCGGGCGGTCCGCACGCTGGTCTGA
- a CDS encoding dienelactone hydrolase family protein, which produces MPTTIRSRTPVRALARFAVAALLATGGALAVPAAASAESPYERGPAPTSAILEASRGPFATSSINVSSLSVTGFGGGVIYYPTSTAEGTFGAVAISPGYTASWSSLSWLGPRIASHGFVVIGIETNTRLDQPDSRGRQLLAALDYLTQRSSVRGRIDSSRLAVAGHSMGGGGSLEAAAARPSLQAAVPLAPWNLDKTWSEVQVPTLIIGGETDSVAPVASHSIPFYNSIPASSEKAYLELNGASHFFPQTTNTPTAKQMVAWLKRFVDDDTRYEQFLCPGPSGSAIQEYRNTCPSS; this is translated from the coding sequence GTGCCCACCACCATCCGTTCCCGTACCCCCGTCCGTGCCCTCGCCCGCTTCGCCGTGGCGGCTCTGCTCGCCACCGGCGGCGCCCTCGCCGTCCCGGCCGCGGCGAGCGCCGAAAGCCCCTACGAGCGCGGTCCGGCTCCCACGAGCGCCATCCTGGAGGCCAGCCGCGGCCCGTTCGCCACCTCGTCGATCAACGTCTCCTCGTTGAGCGTGACCGGCTTCGGCGGCGGCGTCATCTACTACCCGACCAGCACCGCCGAGGGCACCTTCGGCGCGGTCGCCATCTCGCCGGGCTACACCGCCTCGTGGTCCAGCCTCAGCTGGCTCGGGCCGCGGATCGCCTCGCACGGCTTCGTGGTGATCGGCATCGAGACCAACACCCGGCTGGACCAGCCGGACAGCCGGGGGCGCCAGCTCCTGGCCGCGCTGGACTACCTGACCCAGCGCAGTTCGGTGCGGGGCCGGATCGACTCCTCCCGGCTCGCCGTGGCCGGACACTCGATGGGTGGCGGCGGCAGCCTGGAGGCCGCGGCGGCCCGGCCGTCGTTGCAGGCCGCCGTCCCGCTCGCGCCGTGGAACCTGGACAAGACCTGGTCCGAGGTGCAGGTCCCGACGCTCATCATCGGCGGCGAGACCGACAGCGTGGCGCCGGTGGCGTCCCACTCGATCCCGTTCTACAACAGCATCCCGGCGTCCTCGGAGAAGGCATACCTGGAGCTGAACGGCGCGAGCCACTTCTTCCCGCAGACGACGAACACGCCGACGGCGAAGCAGATGGTGGCCTGGCTGAAGCGGTTCGTCGACGACGACACGCGCTACGAGCAGTTCCTCTGCCCGGGCCCGAGCGGGTCGGCGATCCAGGAGTACCGCAACACCTGCCCCAGCTCCTGA